A genomic region of Polyangia bacterium contains the following coding sequences:
- the rpmI gene encoding 50S ribosomal protein L35 yields the protein MPKIKMKSNSSAKKRFKLTANGRVKRKKAYLRHNLSSKSSSAKRNLRRGGYVSKTQEHQIKAMLPYA from the coding sequence ATGCCGAAGATTAAGATGAAGTCCAACAGCAGCGCCAAGAAGCGCTTCAAGCTGACGGCCAATGGCCGGGTCAAGCGGAAGAAGGCTTATCTGCGCCACAACCTTTCGTCAAAGTCGTCGTCCGCCAAGCGGAACCTCCGCCGAGGCGGTTATGTCAGCAAGACCCAGGAGCATCAGATCAAGGCGATGCTCCCGTACGCCTAA
- the pheS gene encoding phenylalanine--tRNA ligase subunit alpha, protein MIADLDQLSAAFGAEIDGLSSEQEIRAAQARYLGKKGKASELMKTLGRLPPEDRPAVGEAANRTKAQIEVAVSGRLNALAEVALSADLARTVDVTLPPRGQGLGTLHPLTLVRREIEQIFLGLGFEVRTGPWIETEWNNFDALNTPADHPARDMQDTFFVEGGRILRSHTSPVQIRTMLAGPPPVKIIAPGNVFRRDDDATHTPMFPQVEGLLVDHNVSFADLKGTLLHFVQRFFGPSLGVRLRPSYFPFTEPSAEVDAACYLCDGSGQANGRGCRLCKGSGWIEIGGSGMVHPNVFRAVGYDPAVVSGFAFGMGVSRMAMLKYGVDDLRSFYENDVRFLRQFQ, encoded by the coding sequence ATCATCGCCGACCTCGATCAACTGAGCGCCGCGTTCGGCGCTGAGATCGACGGTCTGTCCAGCGAACAGGAGATCCGCGCCGCGCAGGCCCGGTATCTGGGTAAGAAGGGCAAGGCCTCAGAGTTGATGAAGACGCTCGGGCGTTTGCCGCCCGAGGATCGTCCGGCGGTGGGGGAGGCGGCGAATCGGACCAAAGCCCAGATCGAAGTGGCGGTCAGCGGACGTTTGAACGCCCTGGCCGAGGTGGCGCTGTCGGCGGATCTCGCGCGCACCGTCGACGTCACGTTGCCGCCGCGCGGACAGGGGCTGGGCACGCTGCACCCGCTGACCTTGGTGCGGCGAGAGATCGAGCAGATCTTTCTTGGGCTGGGCTTCGAGGTGCGCACCGGTCCGTGGATCGAGACCGAGTGGAACAACTTCGACGCTCTCAACACGCCGGCCGACCACCCCGCGCGCGACATGCAGGACACCTTCTTCGTCGAAGGCGGCCGCATCCTTCGCTCGCACACTTCGCCGGTACAGATCCGCACCATGCTGGCGGGGCCACCGCCGGTGAAGATCATCGCCCCCGGCAACGTCTTTCGCCGCGACGACGACGCCACCCACACGCCGATGTTTCCCCAGGTCGAAGGCTTGCTGGTGGACCACAACGTATCGTTCGCCGATCTCAAAGGGACGCTGCTGCACTTCGTGCAACGCTTCTTCGGGCCGTCGCTGGGCGTGCGCCTGCGGCCCAGCTACTTCCCCTTCACCGAACCATCGGCCGAGGTCGACGCTGCCTGTTACCTGTGCGACGGCAGTGGGCAAGCGAACGGGCGCGGCTGCCGCCTGTGCAAGGGCAGCGGGTGGATAGAGATTGGCGGCTCGGGGATGGTGCACCCGAACGTCTTTCGCGCCGTCGGCTATGACCCGGCGGTGGTGTCGGGCTTCGCGTTCGGAATGGGCGTCTCGCGCATGGCGATGTTGAAGTACGGCGTTGATGACCTGCGATCGTTCTATGAAAACGACGTGCGCTTTCTCCGGCAGTTCCAGTGA
- the rplT gene encoding 50S ribosomal protein L20, with protein MPRAKGGYKSRQRRNRVRKHAKGYRGGRSRLWKAAVEAVHHAWRYAFFHRRKRKPAFRGLWIVRINAMARDNGISYSRLIAALDKANIALDRKILADLAISDPAAFKKVVETARAA; from the coding sequence ATGCCTCGCGCAAAAGGTGGATACAAGTCGCGCCAACGCCGGAACCGGGTTCGCAAGCACGCGAAAGGGTACCGCGGCGGTCGTTCCCGGCTCTGGAAAGCAGCGGTCGAAGCCGTCCACCACGCATGGCGGTATGCGTTCTTTCATCGCCGCAAGCGGAAGCCAGCTTTTCGTGGCCTGTGGATCGTGCGCATCAACGCGATGGCGCGCGACAACGGCATCTCCTATTCACGCCTGATCGCGGCGTTGGACAAGGCGAACATCGCTCTCGACCGCAAGATCCTCGCCGATCTGGCGATCAGCGATCCGGCGGCGTTCAAGAAGGTCGTCGAGACGGCGCGCGCGGCGTAA